GGGAAGATCGGAAAACAAAAAAGGCCCAAGCGTAAACTTGAGCCTTTTGTTGACCTACTAGGATTCGAACCTGGACTGACTGAACCAAAATCAGTAGTGCTGCCATTACACCATAGGTCAATTCTTCAATTCGACTTGCGTATCTGCTGTTTCCGTCGCAATTGCGGTGCAAAGATAAGCACATTTTCCAAACCTGCAATAGTGCTCAGCCAGATTTTTGGCCGCCGCCTAAAACTTGTCGGTGGCCTTTACCTCTACGGTATCTACATCTTCCACCTCATTTTCGTCGAACGAGCTGCTGCCCGATGCGTCGTAAACGTAGGCGCCATTCACCTTTTTCGCGTCGTACTTCTTTACGGAGGGGAGCATCTCCTTGCTCACCTTGTAGGCCTTGCCCTTGGGGACAAGAACGGTTAGCTCGATTCCCTTCAGGATTCGTTCACTCAGCTTCAGCGGAATGGCTGGCGCGATGATCAGCGAATCGCCCTTGAATGCCGCGCTAAACTTGATCTCCTCGGCGGTTTGGGTGGCCAGGTTGTAGTTGCGGCCGGTTGCCCACTTCTTTACCACCACCTGGGGCTTGTCGATGTTCTCGCTAAACTCCACGTTTACCGCAGGGCGGACGTATATGGTGCTGTTCCTACCGATCTTGGCGTTGCTGGTGTTGTCGGCCGAAACGATGGAGAAGCCATCGTGGTGCTTCCAGCCGTGGTGGTGCTTGCCAATCTTCACGATGTCGTCGCCGTCGATGTTGATGTTCACGTTGTCGAAGTCGTCGTCGTTGTGGTTCCTTAGGGTGATCAGCGCATCGTTCGAGCTCAGCTTAACGGCATCGCTGTAGGCAATGGTCAGCGTGTCGATGGGGGCTGGGGCGTACACGGTTTCGTTAACCGAGCTGTTGCCGCCAAACGATCCCTTCAGCGACGATATGCCCGTAAGCATGGCGGCAAAAAGGGCGACTACCCAGAGCACGGTGAGCGGAATCACCACAAAGCGGGTGCGGAAGCGCGACTTAAACAGCAGCTTAATCACCAGGACAATCATCAGGATGGTGGGGATGATGGCCAGCGCAAAGAGCGATACCTTAAACCAGAATAGGTGGGGGAAGAAGCTGTACATTACGTTGAACAGGGCGAAATCGGCATCGTTGTCGAACGAGAAGAAGCTGCCCATCATCGATGGGTCTACCCCAAACAGCGCTACCAGCAGCGCGGTGCTCACCGCCAATCCGGCAATCACAAATATCGATACAAAGAAGATGGCAAACACCTTTACGAGTACGCCTACCACGCTCAGAAACGATTCGCCGGCTGTTCGTACGTGGGGCGCCATGTTGCGGGCCTCCTCGCGGATGCGCTGCTCCATGTCGGAAACGTTAACCTTCTTGCCCTCCATTTCGAGCTTTTGGCCAACGGTTACGGCTAGGGGAGTGGCAATCCAGAGAACGATGTAGGCCAACGGGAAGAACCCGCCAATGGCTATGGGCGAGCCCAGAAGGGTTAACCCAACGAAGGCGATCCTAAACAGCACGGGGTCGAGGTTGAAGTAGGCTCCCAGCCCACCGCAAACGCCGCCGATAACCTTACTGTCGGCCGAGCGGTAAAGCCTGTGCGTTGTGGTGGTGCTTGCCCCGTAGCTGCGCTGTTCGCTCCCTGTTTTTTCGGCACCTTCATCCAGCTCCGAAGGGTCGCCCATGCGCAGGAGCACATCTTTTACATCGGCAAGGGTAACCACCTGATCGGGGGTTAGGATCTTTCCGTTGAGCAGCTCGGCAATGCGCGACTCGATGTCGGCAACAATCTCCTGCCCGTCGGCGCGGTGGCTAAACTGGGCGTGAAGCTTATCGGTGTAGGTTTTTAGCTCGTTGAAGGCGCTCTCGTCTACTACGAAAGCCATACCGCCAATGCTAACTTTATGTGTTGTATTCATGGTATTAGGTTTTACTTATTTCGGATAGCTTTGATCTGCTCAACGAGCTCGTCCCACGACTGGTGCAGCTCTTTCAGGTAGTCGCGTCCCTGCTCGGTTAGCGAGTAGTATTTGCGGGGTGGCCCTTGGGGCGACTCCTCCCAGCGATAGGTGAGCAGCCCCTGGTTCTTCTGTCGGGTAAGCAGTGGGTATAGCGTTCCCTCTACTACAATCATCTCGGCGTTCTTCAAGTCGCTGATGATGGTCGATGCGTAGGCGTCTCCTTTTTCGAGAATCATCAGGATGCAGTACTCGAGGATGCCCTTACGCATTTGCGCTTTGTTGTTGTCGATATTCATGGCTATCTCCTGTTATTCATTTGTTGATACTCGCGTTCCAAGTTTTCGGGGGTGATGGGCTCGCCCTTCATCTCCAAGCGCTGGGATGGCGTAACGGCCATCGGGGTGATGATCCAGATCAAGGGGTAGAGGATCACGGTTACGCCGCCAAGCAGCAGCGCGATAAAGATGATGCGGAACAGCACGGGATCGAGGTTGAAGTAGTGGCTCAACCCGGTGCAAACCCCGCCGATAACCATGCCGTTGGGGTCGCGGTAAAATTTCTTGTAGGCCATAGGGTTTCGTTTTTGATCGTTTGTGTAAGCCGATTGGAAAGTGGTGCCTGCATCCAGATCCTCCTCGTCGCCGAGGGTGGCAATGGCCTGCTTTACCATTCGGAGGTTAACTACCTGCTGTGCCGACTTAATCTCTTGGGCGAATAGCTCGGCTATCCGGGCCTCGATATCGGAGATGATCTCCTCGCCACCGGCCTGCGAGGCGTACTTGCGCTTGATGGCTTCGAGGTAGGTGTTCAGGCGGGCGTAGGCGTCGTCGTCTACCACAAAGCTCATTCCTCCGATATTAACTGATAGTGTTGTCTTCATACCAAATACTGTTTAATGCACTTTATTCTGTTTTGCAAGTATAACGCTTAAGCCCTGTACTTGGTTACACATAGTAGTATAACTTTTTCCAATTTTTTTGAAGACGTTGGCCAAAATTGCTGATGTATTGGCTCTTATATCTTCAAAAAAAGTTGATGTAACCTGTGCGAATCGCCAATTTGACCTCCTTTTTTGTAGCTTTACCCAAAACAAAACGCAATGCCAATAGCCGAACTCCGAAAAATGGCGGCCTCTGCCACCTCCGATGGGATGGTGAGCTACCGCCTATCAACCCTCGATGGTGAGGTGTGCATGAATGAGCTTATAGGAACCCCCATCAGCCTAAGATTTACCGGCACCATTCGGTGCATCGGCTGCGGGAGCATCACCAAGAAGACGTTTGGGCAGGGGTACTGCTACCGCTGCTTCATTTCGTTGCCCGAAACCGAGCCCTGCCTGCTGAAGCCGCACCTGTGCCAGGCGCATCTGGGGGTTGCCCGCGACATGGCCTACGCCCAGGAGCACTGCCTTATCAACCACTACGTGTACCTGGCCCGTTCGGGTGGCCTTAAGGTGGGCGTTACCCGCCACACGCAAATCCCCACGCGGTGGATCGACCAGGGAGCTTGCCAGGGCCTCGTTATTGCCCAAACGCCCAACCGCTACCTGGCGGGGGTAATCGAGGTGGAGCTCATGAAGCACTTCAGCGATAAAACCAACTGGCGGGCCATGCTCACCAACAGCGAACCCGATGTTAACCTGCTCGACGAGCGCGAGAGGGCTATCGGTGCGCTAAGCGGCGAGCTGGCGCAGTATGCCGTTACGGATGGGGTGATGCTGGATCTCTGCTACCCCGTTGAGGCGTACCCCGCAAAGGTTACCTCATTGAACTTCGATAAAACATCGGAGGTTGAGGGTGTCCTGAAGGGCATCAGGGGGCAGTACCTGATCTTTGACGGGGGAAGGGTACTCAACCTGCGAACGTTTAGCGGCTACGAGGTGGAGCTTGGCTGGTAGGCAGGCCGTGCAGGCGGACATGCGCGCTGATTTTTTTTGCGCTTCCTTCAAAAGCCTATTTCAAGCGTGAAACGGCTTTCTGCGCTTTGCGGAAGTGCATTTCAAGAGTGAAATGGCTTTCCGCGCTTTGCGGAAGTGCATTTCAAGGGTGAAATGGCTTTCCGCGCTTTGCGGAAGTGCATTTCAAGGATGAAATGGCTTTCCGCGGTTTGCGGAAGTGTATTTCAAGCGTGAAACGGCTTTCCGCAGTTTGCGGAAGAGCATTTCAAGGGTGAAACGGCTTTCCGCAGCCAGCGGAAGCGCATTTGCCCGACCAAACGGCGCTTTCTCCGATAAGCTGGAGGGGTTGGGATCATCCGAATAGAAAAAGCACCGTAGCTTTTGCTGCTACGGTGCTTTTCTATGGCTATCGGCTAAGGTTTTACCTAAAGCTTTAGCGCGTTGATGTCGGTAATCTCGATTGGCGCCTGGCCGTACTTGAACACCCGGATGGGCTTGGGGCCTATGAGCTGGTATTCGCTGCCCTCTAGGCGGATCATGCAGCCCTCGCGGAGGCCAAGCACGGTCATATCCTGGTTCAGCGCGATGAACTCCTCAATACGCTGCTCGCGGGTTTCGCCGGCGTGGCCGTCGGGATGGGCGTCGAGGTAGTGGGGGTTAATCTGGAAGGGGATTAGGTTGAGCGCGTTGAACGACTCTGGCTCCACAACGGGCATGTCGTTGGTGGTGCGAATGGTGGGGCAGGCCATGTTCGATCCGGCGCTCCACCCGATGTAAGGCGTTCCGCATTGCACCTTGCTGCGGATGGCATCAACTAGTCCGTTATTCTGTACGCACTGCAGCAGGCGGAAGGTGTTGCCCCCACCTACAACGATAGCCTCAGCCTTTTCTACGGCTTCAACAGCGTTGTCGAAATGGTGAATCGACTTAACCGCTACGCCAACTTCGGCCAGGCGGTTGGCCACCTTGGCCTCGTACTCGTCGTACGAGAAGGTTACCGCCGCGTAGGGGATGAAGAGCACGCTTTTAACATCGCCCAAGAAGCTGCGGATTTCGTTTTTGGGGTATTCGAGATACTGTTCTCCAGCGTTGGTGGAGTTGCTTATTAGGAGTAATCTCATGGTCGGCTTTTATTTAGATTAAAGTTGTTCCGTTTCAAAGGTATTTACGTCGCACTTTCGGAGGAAGGAGCATGCTTTCCCAAGAAGCGCGTTTATGGCTACCGCTGCCGCTGCGCCTCCCGATATGGAGCTTACGTAGCTGGGGTAGTAGTAGTCCGACTTGTAGATTGCATCGATGTCGGCAATAGCCTTGCCAATCAGCGGCAGCACATCCTTGCCGGTAGCGCAGAGCAGGTACGAGTGGAAGTTGCAGCCGGTAGTCCAAACCAGAATCTTGTCTTTCCGTTGGCAGTAGTCCCCAACCAGCTGCAGGATTTCCTTGCTGTAGCTGGCGTAGATCACGATCTCGATATCGTCGAGGATATCGTCGATGTTGGAGGCGCGAATCTCCACATTCTTGATGTTGACGCGCTCCACCAGCCGCATGTTGATGAGCTTTTCCTTGATGGCGATGGTCTTCAGCTTGCCGATATCGCCCTTGGCAAACAGGCTTCCCTGCGGAAGGGTGAACTCATCGATGGTGCGGTAATCTACCACCTTGATGCTGCTCACGCCGGTGGTGATCAGCGCCAGGAGCGTGCTTACCCCAACGCCGGTTAGCCCAACGACGGCTATCCTAGAGCTTTTCAGCTTGGTTATCTCGTCGGGGCCCAGCCCTTCGAGCTCCATTATACGGGCAAAACGCCGCTTCTCCCAGTCAACAAGTTTATCCATGGTGTGTCTGCAAATGCGGTCGAAATTTACGGCTTAATTTTGGGTTCCCAAAGATAGGTAAAGCGCGCCTGCGATAAAAGAAAAAAGCCTCCAGCATGGGAGGCTCCTTCGGATTTGTTTATGTTGGGGGTGGTTCTAGAAGTTTAGCGTAACGCCTGCCGCAAAGGGGTAGAGCTCGGGGCCCTTGCCGTCTTGGAACATCTTGGTTAGCGAGTAGGTCGCGTAAACGCCCCAGTCGTGGTAGCCCAGCTTGGCCATTAAGCTAGCGCGGAAGGGGTTTAGGTAAAACGAATTCCAAACCTTGTCCTTTTTCTTGCCGTGGTCGTCCACAACAATCTTGGTGTGCGAGTTCAGTAGCAGCGATCCAACAATGCCGAACGAGGCGTACATCGATCTATCGCCACCTCCGTTAACCTCGATGGCTACCGGAACGTTCAGCCACCAATCGGTTAGCTTGGTTTTTCTGATATTCTTTCCGCTATACTCCTGCATGTTTTTTAGCTCCATAACGTTCATCTTTCCGTTATCTTTTACAAGCGTAATGTCGTTTTCGAAGCGGTAGTTGTGCCACTCGGTACCAACACCTGCCGTTAGACCCACATACTTGCAGATGGGCTGGCTTACGCTGGTCAGGTTCAGCACCACGTTGATGGACTTGGAGTGGTTAAGGTCCATCAAGTCGTACCTTTCGCCATTAGCGCCAACTGGTACGCTGGTGCCCCCGTTGCTGTTGAAGTAGGTGTTGATACCCAGCCCAAAGCCGTCGAGGTGCGAGTGAAACTTCTTATCCTTATTGTGGCGGCCAGTCCAAACCGAGATATCTCCCGATTTGTCCTCGAATACGTAGATTCCTTTCTTTCCGAGCTTAACCACTACGGTGTCGATACCCTCTTTAATGTTATCTCGTGAGCTGCCATCTCCCGAATTCTTTACGATAACGGTATCTACCGATATCTTCTGGTCAACCTTAACGGTATCCTTCTTTTCCTGTGCATTCGATACTCCCGCAAGAAGTAGAGAGGCGGATAGTAGTGCTAATAATTGCTTATTCATGGTTTTACGTTTTTTGGGTTTTGTTTTGCAGTATGACGATGAGCTATCTGGGAAAGTTACTTGAGCCCATCATTTTTTTTCGAGTATTTTAGGTAACCCGCCTCAATGTTCATTGCTACAAGATTTCCGTCTGCATCATACTTGCTCGAGTACTCGATATTGGTTCCAAAAATGGAGTTAAGGCTGCTGATGGCACGTGCAATAAAGACGCCCTTACGCCTTCCCTTTGCATCGCTTATTTTCTGAGAAATCGTTTCGGATTCCGTTTTGGCCTTTTCCAGAAAAGCAGCCAAATTCGTCGCAATCTCTTTATTCGAAGAGCTGCCGTCTGCTGTTTTTGCTGATGCCGCTTGATCTGGCTTAATGCTGAGACTTGCAAGGTGGTCGCCATGCTCCTGTACAACCCTTGCTTCGCCTACAGAGGCGATGTAGGCAATTTCGGAATGCTCTCGCACAACAACAGCCGAGTCCTGATTGGCGCTACTCGAATTGGTGCCACCATTAATCTTTTGGATGGAGCTCGTTGTGCTCCTTCGGTCGTTGGATTGTTGCGCTAGCTGCTCACCGTTTATGGGTTTGGATGTGGATGTTGCTTGTCTAATGGCATCGTTCGTGTTCTGCGGAGCAACCACCATTTTAGGCGCAGCATTGTTGCTGAGCTCTTTTACCTGCTCTTCGTGTATCGTAAAGTAGAAAACAAGAAGCACAGCAGCGGCAATGCCCGAGTATGCCACAAGGTTTCGCTTAAGCCCCGATTTGAAGACATTCTTCTTGAGCTCGTCTTTGAATGGGCATATTACCTTTTCCTCCTCTAGCTTCGTCTGCTGAAATAGGTCAAAGTCAACCTTAAGCTTCGCATTAGCGGCAATTGACTCATCTAAGATGACCTTTTCGGGAGGGGTAATGTCATGCTCCAGCTCGGCAACGCAGAGGTAGTCGAACGAGGAAAGTTCGTATCCGATCTTAGGATCGCGCTTCACCAGAATGCTCGAAAAATCCTCGCTGGTAATATTGCAATCGGCGGTTTGCTCCATAAGCAGGTAAAACTCCTCCTCTAAATCGGGATTGGCTGCAAGAAAGCGTAAAAGCCCTTCAACCAACTCGTCGGAGAGGTTTCCGTCAAAGTAGTCGAGGAAATATTCCTCGTAGTTCTTTCTAGTAATCATGGCTATATTACGTTCTCAATTTTACCAATGTAGTTCTTTAAGAAAAGGCGAGCGCGGTAGATGTACACCTTAACCTGCGACTCGCTTAGACCAGTGATGTTCCCTATTTCATCGTAGCTGTATCCCTCATAATCGCGCAAAAGTATTACCGATTTCTGATCTTCGGGAAGCAGCGAAAGCCCTTTTTGCAAAATTTCCTTTAAATCGGGGCTTACGGTCGAAACCGAATCGGTGACGCGCTCAAGTCCCATATCTTCACCAATACGCTGCCTTTTACGGATATGGTCGATGGTAGCATGATACACCGTGGTAAACAAGTAGGATTTTGCTTTCTCAAATGCTATTTCTCCGACTCTTATCCAAAGTTTCTCAAAGGTATCTTGTACAATATCGTGGCATAAATCGCCATCCTTTAGCATTTTTACAGCAAATCTGTAAATGCTATCAGCATAAAGGTCAACGCATTTATTATACTCGTGTGGAGTCATCTGTTTTCTTAGGTTTTTGCTATGACGATTTATTCCCCCTAAAGTTACAGGAGACTAAAGGTAAAATGAATATTTTTGCCCCTCACCCTAAGGGTAATTTTTCTTAGGGATAGCTTGAAAACAATGCAATGTTCATGTTGGGGCAAAACGGTTAAACGTTGCTATCGTGGATATTCATCATATAAAGTAAATATCAGGTCACTAAATGAAACGAATTTTTGGAGTAGTAGCAATTGCTGGAGTATTGTTGCTTGTAAGCGGCAAGCCAGCAGAGAAGAGTCAAGGTGCTGTTGCATCGGATTACCTTATCCAGGCTGTTTTGTGGTATCAGTCGTCTCCCGAGATGCAGGCGCTTTACCTGCAGGGGTT
This window of the uncultured Acetobacteroides sp. genome carries:
- a CDS encoding ThiF family adenylyltransferase, whose translation is MDKLVDWEKRRFARIMELEGLGPDEITKLKSSRIAVVGLTGVGVSTLLALITTGVSSIKVVDYRTIDEFTLPQGSLFAKGDIGKLKTIAIKEKLINMRLVERVNIKNVEIRASNIDDILDDIEIVIYASYSKEILQLVGDYCQRKDKILVWTTGCNFHSYLLCATGKDVLPLIGKAIADIDAIYKSDYYYPSYVSSISGGAAAAVAINALLGKACSFLRKCDVNTFETEQL
- a CDS encoding DUF2797 domain-containing protein is translated as MPIAELRKMAASATSDGMVSYRLSTLDGEVCMNELIGTPISLRFTGTIRCIGCGSITKKTFGQGYCYRCFISLPETEPCLLKPHLCQAHLGVARDMAYAQEHCLINHYVYLARSGGLKVGVTRHTQIPTRWIDQGACQGLVIAQTPNRYLAGVIEVELMKHFSDKTNWRAMLTNSEPDVNLLDERERAIGALSGELAQYAVTDGVMLDLCYPVEAYPAKVTSLNFDKTSEVEGVLKGIRGQYLIFDGGRVLNLRTFSGYEVELGW
- a CDS encoding RNA polymerase sigma factor, whose translation is MTPHEYNKCVDLYADSIYRFAVKMLKDGDLCHDIVQDTFEKLWIRVGEIAFEKAKSYLFTTVYHATIDHIRKRQRIGEDMGLERVTDSVSTVSPDLKEILQKGLSLLPEDQKSVILLRDYEGYSYDEIGNITGLSESQVKVYIYRARLFLKNYIGKIENVI
- a CDS encoding PadR family transcriptional regulator, with the translated sequence MNIDNNKAQMRKGILEYCILMILEKGDAYASTIISDLKNAEMIVVEGTLYPLLTRQKNQGLLTYRWEESPQGPPRKYYSLTEQGRDYLKELHQSWDELVEQIKAIRNK
- the pepE gene encoding dipeptidase PepE, giving the protein MRLLLISNSTNAGEQYLEYPKNEIRSFLGDVKSVLFIPYAAVTFSYDEYEAKVANRLAEVGVAVKSIHHFDNAVEAVEKAEAIVVGGGNTFRLLQCVQNNGLVDAIRSKVQCGTPYIGWSAGSNMACPTIRTTNDMPVVEPESFNALNLIPFQINPHYLDAHPDGHAGETREQRIEEFIALNQDMTVLGLREGCMIRLEGSEYQLIGPKPIRVFKYGQAPIEITDINALKL
- a CDS encoding PspC domain-containing protein — translated: MKTTLSVNIGGMSFVVDDDAYARLNTYLEAIKRKYASQAGGEEIISDIEARIAELFAQEIKSAQQVVNLRMVKQAIATLGDEEDLDAGTTFQSAYTNDQKRNPMAYKKFYRDPNGMVIGGVCTGLSHYFNLDPVLFRIIFIALLLGGVTVILYPLIWIITPMAVTPSQRLEMKGEPITPENLEREYQQMNNRR
- a CDS encoding PspC domain-containing protein; translated protein: MNTTHKVSIGGMAFVVDESAFNELKTYTDKLHAQFSHRADGQEIVADIESRIAELLNGKILTPDQVVTLADVKDVLLRMGDPSELDEGAEKTGSEQRSYGASTTTTHRLYRSADSKVIGGVCGGLGAYFNLDPVLFRIAFVGLTLLGSPIAIGGFFPLAYIVLWIATPLAVTVGQKLEMEGKKVNVSDMEQRIREEARNMAPHVRTAGESFLSVVGVLVKVFAIFFVSIFVIAGLAVSTALLVALFGVDPSMMGSFFSFDNDADFALFNVMYSFFPHLFWFKVSLFALAIIPTILMIVLVIKLLFKSRFRTRFVVIPLTVLWVVALFAAMLTGISSLKGSFGGNSSVNETVYAPAPIDTLTIAYSDAVKLSSNDALITLRNHNDDDFDNVNINIDGDDIVKIGKHHHGWKHHDGFSIVSADNTSNAKIGRNSTIYVRPAVNVEFSENIDKPQVVVKKWATGRNYNLATQTAEEIKFSAAFKGDSLIIAPAIPLKLSERILKGIELTVLVPKGKAYKVSKEMLPSVKKYDAKKVNGAYVYDASGSSSFDENEVEDVDTVEVKATDKF